A window of the Lolium perenne isolate Kyuss_39 chromosome 7, Kyuss_2.0, whole genome shotgun sequence genome harbors these coding sequences:
- the LOC127316224 gene encoding lecithin-cholesterol acyltransferase-like 1 — translation MAKIMNKAILGLLNLLLLLLPPSLRDYLWAAPSEHGVGQQQQLQVYHPIILVAGFSCSDLEARLTDAYAPSLPRCGALKGKGWFPLWNDTMELVNHDYVPCFEEQMSLVFDPVVDDYVNQPGVETRVPNFGSAYGFTVKNESSPFWCNVKLRNELEGLGYRDGDTLFGAPYDIRHAPPRPGQCSKVYTDYFARVKDLVKHASEKNGNKAVILIGHSFGGRLMLDFLNSTPPLWRKNFIKHLVLLSPTPPIGFTETLTNLASGPTCIPMETIPRLALRPMWWSFTSSLLSLPSPTVFGHEPLIITKHRNYSAYDYQDFLAALGFSVKGTLPFKKWVDKRVEAPMVPTTYLSGFGVQTPKQVVYRDDNFNVYPENVYGDGDGVVNWNSVLVFAKELKRQQSPENILFKFIKIRNVSHSYIAIQDDSLKIVIAEILEANS, via the exons ATGGCCAAGATCATGAACAAGGCAATCCTTGGGTTGCTAAACCTGCTGCTCCTGCTCCTACCGCCTTCCCTCCGTGATTACTTGTGGGCGGCGCCGAGTGAGCACGGGGTGggtcagcagcagcagctccaggTCTACCACCCAATAATTTTGGTAGCTGGCTTCAGCTGCTCCGACCTCGAGGCGCGGCTCACCGACGCCTACGCTCCGTCACTGCCGCGCTGCGGCGCGCTCAAGGGCAAGGGATGGTTCCCGCTGTGGAACGACACAATGGAACTGGTCAACCATGACTACGTGCCGTGTTTCGAGGAGCAGATGAGCCTTGTTTTCGACCCTGTCGTCGATGACTACGTGAACCAGCCAGGCGTCGAGACTCGCGTACCAAACTTCGGCTCCGCATATGGATTCACCGTCAAGAACGAGAG CTCCCCATTTTGGTGTAATGTAAAGCTTCGCAATGAATTGGAAGGACTCGGATATCGAGATGGAGATACCCTTTTCGGAGCTCCTTATGACATACGACATGCTCCACCACGGCCTGGGCAGTGCTCCAAGGTATACACAGACTACTTTGCTCGTGTCAAGGATCTGGTGAAGCACGCAAGTGAGAAGAATGGGAACAAGGCAGTTATCTTAATCGGTCATAGCTTTGGCGGCAGGCTCATGCTTGACTTCCTGAATTCTACTCCCCCTCTATGgaggaaaaatttcatcaagcaccTGGTTCTACTCTCGCCAACACCTCCTATAGGCTTCACCGAGACTCTCACGAACCTCGCCTCGGGACCTACCTGCATTCCAATGGAGACCATTCCACGCCTTGCTTTGCGGCCCATGTGGTGGTCATTCACAAGTTCACTTCTATCGCTACCATCCCCAACGGTGTTTGGCCACGAGCCGCTCATAATCACCAAACATAGGAACTACTCTGCATATGACTATCAAGATTTTCTTGCAGCACTCGGTTTCAGTGTGAAAGGAACGTTGCCCTTTAAGAAATGGGTGGATAAGAGAGTTGAGGCGCCAATGGTGCCAACGACATACCTTAGTGGTTTTGGTGTTCAAACACCAAAGCAGGTGGTATACCGAGACGACAACTTCAATGTCTACCCCGAAAATGtgtatggcgatggagatggggtTGTCAATTGGAATAGTGTGTTGGTATTCGCCAAGGAACTCAAAAGGCAGCAATCGCCGGAGAACATACTATTTAAATTCATCAAGATTCGTAATGTTTCACACAGTTATATTGCTATTCAAGACGATTCTCTCAAGATAGTTATAGCTGAAATTTTAGAAGCCAATTCTTGA
- the LOC127311341 gene encoding pre-mRNA splicing factor SR-like 1: protein MEIQTSGRPIEVLMEKVLSMNITSSDYFKELYKIKTYHEVIDEIYHQVDHVEPWMTGNCRGPSTAFCLLYKLFTMKLTMNQMHGLLKHPDSPYIRAIGFLYLRYAADPKTLWTWYEPYIEDDEEFSPGSNGKMTTMGVYVRDVILGQYYFDSLLPRVPLLILRQVTAHLEKMKLPTKQSGITGDSSRLGSDDTARRPPSVKASLSVSFGQRAPHRASTRGSSPVRKTLPSIRERERSHDGDHAKSPPRKHRSQSRELSRDTERDRSDRDRDRGRYKDREHGRRSHDVRDRDYHRSSYSERDVDRRGRDRRDRDSDRNGRSSSRRSRSRSRSPSRGRTNGDSHRSSPFGKAPESSNLAKLKDLYGDASNAKDDAGDTRAHRDSGAEEVIRLGGARWR from the exons ATGGAGATACAGACGTCCGGGAGGCCCATCGAGGTGCTCATGGAGAAGGTGCTGTCCATGAACATCACCTCCTCGGACTACTTCAAGGAGCTCTACAAGATCAAGACCTACCACGAGGTCATCGACGAGATCTACCACCAGGTCGACCACGTAGAGCCGTGGATGACAGGCAACTGCCGCGGCCCGTCCACCGCATTCTGCCTACTCTACAAGCTCTTCACCATGAAGCTCACCATGAACCAGATGCACGGGCTGCTCAAGCACCCCGATTCACCTTACATCAGAGCT ATTGGGTTTCTCTACTTGCGCTACGCTGCGGACCCAAAGACCTTATGGACTTGGTATGAGCCTTACATTGAGGATGATGAG GAGTTCTCCCCCGGATCCAATGGCAAAATGACAACTATGGGTGTTTATGTGCGCGATGTCATCCTTGGTCAG TACTACTTCGACAGTCTTCTTCCACGAGTGCCTCTCCTAATTTTGCGACAGGTCACTGCCCATCTGGAGAAGATGAAGCTCCCAACAAAACAGTCAGGGATCACTGGGGATTCTAGTCGCCTTGGTTCAGATGATACTGCCCGGAGGCCACCTTCGGTAAAGGCTTCTTTGTCTGTCTCTTTTGGTCAGCGTGCTCCGCACCGTGCTTCCACAAGGGGCTCATCCCCAGTCCGAAAGACATTGCCTTCTATACGGGAAAGGGAAAGGAGCCATGACGGTGACCATGCAAAATCTCCACCCAGGAAGCACCGTAGTCAAAGCCGTGAGCTTAGCCGTGACACTGAGAGGGACCGTTCCGATCGTGACCGTGATCGTGGCAGGTACAAGGATAGGGAGCATGGTCGGCGGAGCCATGATGTCAGGGACCGTGATTACCACCGCTCGAGCTATTCAGAAAGGGATGTGGACAGGCGAGGCCGTGAcaggagggacagggactctgatCGAAATGGACGTTCGAGCTCCCGCAGAAGCAGAAGCAGGAGCAGGAGTCCGAGCCGTGGCAGAACCAACGGTGACAGCCATCGCTCGAGCCCATTTGGTAAAGCACCAGAGTCATCCAACTTGGCAAAGCTGAAGGATCTGTACGGCGACGCGTCAAATGCAAAGGATGATGCCGGTGACACTAGAGCTCACAGGGATTCTGGAGCTGAAGAGGTGATCAGATTGGGAGGTGCTAGGTGGAGGTGA
- the LOC127311339 gene encoding putative pentatricopeptide repeat-containing protein At3g05240, whose amino-acid sequence MRAAARHAGVLRTAASQPPLPHICDAPAVRCFCSYGDDHDVASGNRPMGANLRAGRPDTALEVFDGMPRRDVVSWNTSMAAHARAGAYGRVAAAFLDLTRQGIRPDHASFSIVLSACARLEALELGRCVHGLALKASSTGSVFVGASLITMYANCGVFGYLERVFDGVGCPNVALWNALVSGLVMNHRVADARRVFDRMPARNVVSWTAMVKGYVRVHEMELALELFNSMPVKNHVSWCVMIGGLVHHHQFREAVELFNRLIRNGAEVTSAVLVMVVNAYAGLKSSEGGRCIHGFSVKSGFVLDLIIEASLVAMYCNTLDIEEARLEFDKMDRKHVTSWNSIISGYIYADKIDEARKLFDSMVDRDKVSCNSMINGYIRDGRIDDATDIYSKMPEKNVEAATALMSWFIDNGKLDKAQGMFYSMPKKDVMCCTTLLFGYMKEGYLDDALDLFHRMHKRTVVTYNVMIAGFLHQGKVTEAYKLFNESPAHDSVTWSCLITGLAQNGLASDALKLYKRMLLSNIGPSESVVSSLMSCFSHHSMMVHGQQLHATTIKLGLELCLLIQNSLISLYCKCGELITAQNIFDQMVKRDVVTWNTIIHGYAFNSLGQNAIEVFENMKSAQVDPDEITFLGVLSACSHMSLLDEAKHFFSAMTRDYGIMPNKMHYACMADLFCRRGMLEEAERLVKSMPFEPDSVIWTSLLSNCKLSGSDKLAEHAASQLIATNPSTKMPYLHLISVHGATNRWGVIESLRNQIQRTATEKEVGCSWS is encoded by the coding sequence ATGCGCGCCGCGGCGCGGCACGCCGGCGTCCTCCGAACGGCGGCGTCCCAACCTCCCCTGCCACATATCTGTGACGCGCCGGCCGTGCGCTGTTTCTGTTCGTACGGCGATGACCACGACGTCGCCTCCGGGAACAGGCCGATGGGTGCAAACCTTAGGGCCGGCAGGCCGGACACCGCGCTGGAAGTGTTCGACGGAATGCCCCGGCGGGACGTCGTGTCCTGGAACACCTCCATGGCCGCGCACGCGCGGGCCGGAGCGTACGGAAGGGTGGCAGCGGCGTTCCTGGACCTCACGCGGCAGGGGATCCGCCCGGACCACGCGTCATTCTCGATCGTGCTGTCGGCCTGCGCGCGGCTCGAGGCTCTAGAGCTGGGGCGGTGCGTCCACGGTCTCGCACTCAAAGCCAGCTCCACGGGCAGCGTGTTCGTGGGCGCCTCGCTCATCACGATGTATGCCAACTGCGGGGTTTTCGGTTACCTCGAGCGGGTCTTTGACGGTGTCGGCTGCCCGAATGTGGCCCTGTGGAATGCTCTGGTATCAGGGCTCGTGATGAACCATCGGGTGGCTGATGCGCGCAGGGTATTCGACCGGATGCCCGCCCGCAATGTTGTGTCCTGGACGGCCATGGTGAAAGGGTATGTTAGGGTGCATGAGATGGAGCTGGCActggagctgtttaactcgatgCCCGTGAAGAATCATGTGTCCTGGTGTGTCATGATAGGAGGACTTGTCCACCACCATCAATTCAGAGAGGCGGTTGAACTGTTCAATAGATTGATAAGAAACGGAGCGGAAGTGACAAGTGCAGTTCTTGTTATGGTTGTGAACGCCTATGCTGGCCTGAAAAGTAGTGAAGGAGGCAGATGCATTCATGGGTTTTCTGTCAAGTCTGGTTTCGTTCTCGACCTAATTATCGAGGCATCATTGGTTGCAATGTACTGTAACACCTTAGATATTGAAGAAGCGCGGTTGGAATTTGATAAAATGGATAGGAAGCATGTTACTTCATGGAATTCCATCATATCTGGCTATATTTATGCGGACAAGATTGATGAGGCTAGAAAACTTTTTGACTCCATGGTTGACAGAGATAAGGTCTCATGCAActcgatgattaatggatatatcAGAGATGGAAGAATCGATGATGCTACTGACATATACTCAAAGATGCCTGAGAAGAATGTTGAAGCAGCTACTGCTTTGATGTCATGGTTCATAGACAACGGAAAGCTTGATAAGGCACAGGGTATGTTCTATAGTATGCCCAAGAAAGATGTGATGTGTTGCACAACTCTGCTCTTTGGTTACATGAAAGAAGGATATCTGGATGATGCACTGGACCTTTTCCATAGGATGCACAAAAGGACCGTTGTCACTTATAATGTGATGATAGCTGGCTTTCTTCATCAAGGCAAGGTTACCGAAGCTTACAAGCTCTTCAATGAGTCGCCTGCTCATGATTCAGTGACTTGGAGCTGTTTGATTACTGGGCTTGCTCAGAATGGTTTAGCTAGTGATGCTCTTAAATTGTACAAGAGAATGTTATTATCAAATATAGGCCCAAGCGAGTCAGTTGTCTCTAGCCTCATGAGCTGCTTTTCCCATCATTCTATGATGGTTCATGGTCAACAGCTTCATGCCACAACTATCAAACTTGGTCTCGAGTTATGTCTGCTAATTCAGAATTCACTTATTAGCCTATACTGCAAATGTGGTGAATTGATCACAGCACAAAATATTTTCGATCAGATGGTTAAGAGAGATGTGGTTACATGGAATACGATAATTCATGGATATGCATTCAATAGTCTTGGTCAGAATGCAATTGAAGTGTTTGAGAATATGAAGAGCGCACAAGTTGATCCTGATGAAATCACATTTCTTGGTGTACTGTCTGCATGTAGTCACATGAGCCTTTTGGACGAAGCAAAGCATTTCTTCAGTGCGATGACGCGTGATTATGGAATTATGCCTAACAAAATGCACTATGCTTGCATGGCTGATCTCTTTTGTAGGAGAGGCATGCTTGAGGAGGCTGAACGATTAGTGAAGTCAATGCCATTTGAACCTGATTCAGTAATATGGACTTCACTCCTGAGCAATTGCAAACTGAGTGGCAGTGATAAGTTAGCAGAGCATGCGGCAAGTCAATTGATTGCCACAAATCCTTCTACCAAAATGCCTTATCTGCACCTCATCAGTGTACATGGAGCAACAAATAGATGGGGTGTGATTGAAAGTTTGAGAAATCAAATTCAAAGAACTGCCACTGAGAAAGAAGTTGGTTGTAGCTGGAGTTAG